In Argiope bruennichi chromosome X1, qqArgBrue1.1, whole genome shotgun sequence, the genomic stretch AGgctcttttttgtcttttatatgcTTGTTGGCAATTAGCATCCCATCATGGCTTGTTTTGATTCCTACGAACTCCAGATTTCTTTGGAATAGAGCTACCAGCTGCCTCAATTATAATGCCGATAATAGGTTTCAGAGTTTCCGCAAcagtgaataatttaaatatttttgaattgatattaGTCAGACAGGTGGATTTTTGCCAGTTTGCTGCATTTAATACATATTTGGTCTGTCGGAAAGAACTAGTTGCAATGTGTCTACGGtcagttaaaattaaatgagaatgGTTGCAATTATAAAGATCATTGTCAaaagttaaactgaaaaaaaggcaataaagaGGGAGAAAAAATGGTGAAATCAATTGAATGAAAAGTTCGTGTTGGtaaataaaaatgcgttttttcgtcagagtttaaaatgcataaattgtgAACTAGAAGAAATTTTTCCATTTGCTGACCACGCGAATTTGAATCGGTGCTTCCCCAAAGGGGACTATGGCCATTAAGATCGCCCGAAATAATAAAAGAGGATGGTAGTTGGCAAATCAAGTTTAGATCCGTTTGACTGATTTGTTTTTAGGTGGCAAGTAGAGCTGAagacattcattaaattttgcatcTGAATCCGTACAGTCACAGCTTGCAAATAGTGGTCAGATTTAATTGCATGGATGGGATATCTGTGGCGACAAGAATTGCCGCGCCCAtagaaaatttgttgaatattatgCTTGCTGAAAATTTTGTAATGCCGGATATTCTGCTTATCTGTTTTAAGGTGTTTCCTGGAGTGCAATGTAGGAGAGATGGTATTGGTTTATAATGGCCGTCAATTCAGAAGATTTATTCATGTAGCCTCGGCAACTCCACGACACAAAATaagatataaagatttaaaaacggGAAAGGGAAATTGCCTTAAGTAAATGGAAAGAGTGTAGGCAAGAGAACATCAACTtttggttttttgaaaatttttgatttaaaatagtcTGGATTGTGAGTGTGGACAAAATCCACTCTGTCATCATCCATATCACTTATATTGTCATCAGATggctaaagttttaaatttcttctttttctttgattttatttgtttcttttgcttttgCTACCATTTTtccttttagtatttttttccttcattaaaacatttttcgatTTTGTCTTTTTAAGAAATGAGGAAGAAGTTCCTTCCCAAGATTTTTTTATCTCCAGAAGTGCATGATAGTgagttttctttataattatggTGTCAAGGTCTGCTGTTGTGCGGGTtgtaaaagtatttgtttttgtatttattaatggCTGATTTTGTGAATTACAGGGTTCTGAAGATGAAATGACTGAATTTGATGCTGATGAATATGAGATATGATTTCGGTGTTCTGTCATTTACTATTTTTCGCGCTTCTGTAAATGAAATACCTTTTTGTTactttgtttgaatttctttttcttatttgtagCGTGGGCTTAAAAGTGTTTCTTCCAaatcctctttatatcctatttaacttctctatatatttatcattaccttattcttgtttattaaatttagagtattgcatgtttttgttttattttatgacattcattcaatgtaatttttgttcagtattttaaaatttatttcagaaatgttctGCTTTTAAAGTATATTGCTCaacattataatatgtttttattggagataaaaaaaaaactgttatttagtTTTCaagatgtttctgttgaataaaattgatttcatcatttactttGAAATTCTTGTCATGCTGTCGCTGTGTTTATTTCTTTCTAAGTGTCTTGAAAactaaatgttgataaatagtttaaGTTTTTTTCAATAGGTGAATGCATTTAAACATCCCTTTGCTCatgctttttcaaataattatcatatatttgttatctatattttttataatgtgtaaataaaaattatgaagggTAAATCTTGCTTGTTTgttctttaatgatttctacgAATTAAAATGagaactgattcataagttgcatagataataaaaaatatcgtatctataccttttatatttcataatttgaaattataaacataatttattcaatatatacaaaatttgagtttcatgtaTTCAAATTTGAGTTTTATGTATGCATACTGCAAACATaaaaagtctcaatattaataaaaatcattaaataagaaaaaaaatttaattattttattagtacgTTTCAAAATCTTAACTTATCCAAgagtaataattcttttaaaaaatatatatttataaaattcagcattctataacatttaaataatatgtaaaaaagaatatatgtaatttttcaaaaaactttgtCATGGCAATTTGTGAttaggacaaaaaaaaagtatgaggGAAATGAAAGGTTAAAACGGCAGCAAATTAATTAGAAATCGAtgataattaattatgcaaaaacaattatattaaaaatactaattaaaattttaatataagaaataaaatcacattattacggaaatttggagaaaataactcaaaatattaatttcttttttaaaaaaccaaaagtttttaaattatttggctAGTGTAACGTTCAACTTCCACTCTCTTgctttcatcaacgttatcgggaGACTTCCCTACATGCgtagaacggttgaaaattgaacagatgCGGTTTGTTTGGCACCTATCACGTGAGAGGGAATTGACCTCATTGGATAGATCGTAtcgattattattttctattgtgGTTCAAGACCTATAATCAAAACATCCCCAGTAAGATCATATTAAGAATTTGAATCACAcatctctttgaaaagtattgatcactggtatttgtgactttttgatattggttacataATAACAATTAGTAAAGTATTCTTCATCCCTACTCTAACTGGCCGCTCTCGAAGACACACGACCTATCAAAAGCTTTGATTTAAATTTGCGCGGTGGCAACCAGTGTATTTTGTTCATCTGTTCATTTTTCCCCCTTCCTTTTCCAGTCTAGTCTCGATTTCGTGGGGCGTTGAGTTTGATTGCTGTCTACAAAGTTGATTCTTGACAAGGCACAAGGTCTTCCAGAATTTCCAAAATGTTTAGCTACCTTACGAAAGATTCTAGACGTCATCCACCAGATCTCTACAACAATGTTGTGGAAGGTTTGAAGAAGATctacaagttaaaaatattacctTTAGAGGAACATTATTTGTTTCATGAATTTCATTCTCCACCTTTAAATGACGCCGATTTCGAAGCAAAACCCATGATTTTGTTGGTAGGTCAGTATTCTACGGGAAAAACTacgttcattaaatatttgcttgAGAAAGATTTTCCTGGAATACGTATTGGTCCAGAACCTACTACAGATCGTTTTATCGCTGTGATGTACGGGGAACAAGAAAGTATCATTCCTGGAAATGCTCTTGTTGTTGATCCCAAGAGACAGTTTCGCCCACTTAGTAAATTtggtaatgcatttttaaataggTTTCAGTCTTCTGTTGTTAACTCGGAAGTTTTGAAAAGCATTACTATCATTGATACTCCTGGTATTTTATCTGGTGAGAAACAGCGAGTTGATAGAGGCTATGAATTTACTGGAGTCTTAGAATGGTTTGCCGAAAGAGTCGATCGTATAATTCTTCTGTTCGATGCACATAAATTAGATATTTCGGATGAATTCAGGCGCAGTATTGAAGCTTTGCGTGGACATGATGATAAAATTCGCATTGTTCTTAATAAAGCTGACATGGTGGACAGCCAACAACTGATGCGTGTGTATGGTGCACTTATGTGGTCTTTAGGTAAAGTTCTCAATACCCCTGAAGTGGCTCGTGTTTATATTGGCTCATTCTGGGATCAACCCCTTAATTATGATGCTAATAGAAAATTGTTTGAAGCTGAAGAACAAGATATGTTTAAAGATATACAAAGCCTACCAAAAAATGCAGCCTTGAGGAAATTGAATGATCTAATCAAGCGTGCACGATTAGCTAAAGTAAGTACCTTTTGAAGTAAATATTCTCTTTGTAGCACTAATATTGAACATTGTTAAAGATATTCTCATtccaatactttaaaaaattacatatttaattttttaggctCTTATCCCGAAAGGAGCAGTTtcttataagcatttatttttctaaattataaaaatttgttaaaaaaacaagATTATTAAAAACCGTACTAATTGATTGACAAAGGCACATTAGATAACCATTCTTAttaacagtttttgtttttaaattgtgttgCGAAGACTTTTCAATGCTTAGTATTTAAATTGTgcttaaaaagtatcaaaatttaatagtgtAGAGTTTCCATGAACTCATTAGCAACCTTTGATTTAATTTGCTCATCATGTAAATGTGTTAGATCTTCAACCTGCTATTTTCAAACTGGAATGTGAaattagaaatctaaattttaaacattttgtaccattaatttttcatcattgtaCTAtacagttttgtttaaatttatttgagttgTGATTGGTCATAAAAAAAGTAGTCATTGTTGCTTGCTTCTTTAAACTGAGAGAAGTTTGCTGAAATCATTCTCTTATTTTTCGAAGGGACATTCTTTTTCTATTACTTTCTACTCGCACTGAATGTGTAACTTAGATAAGCTTGTTCttatttcgaaacttttttttgtcttattaaaGATCTTTGATCAATATCTACTTTATTCATTTAGTTTACTAAAGAGTTCTTTAGAATTTGCTTTCGGTCTTTTCTCCTCTTTGTGTTTTACTGCCCATTATCACGGAACACCACATTTTGATTGAATAAGTCCACTATCCAGTGCCACTAAGCATAAAATTCCTATTTTAGTTTCCCTAAAACTGATGCTGCattatattttttcccatttattcaAAGTGACttatttcattctataaattaatttggaCCTTAGCACTAATAAATTCAGTGGACCACAAAGgtttagaaatagattttatgCTGCATAATGATTGAAAAGATTCAAcagatttaattgattttaattttatactatgcgtataattttttaaactgcaattgtttttatttctttttttaaaaatttttaatttctttttaaatttttttttagattaatgcaACAAATGGggtaaaatgatatatttgatagctgtgattttttaatatgatattaaacaacgtactttttatacttattttttattgcgtTGAAGGCACTTTTCTGTAGCTGCTTTACTGCTATTGTGTAGATGTTTTTTTCTTGTATCTGGAATATGTTTTTTCACCTTTTGTTATCAAAGAAGttacttttgtttttgtttttgaaatgcaCAATAAAGCATATCTATAGAAGTTatgaacattttctaaatttatgtgcATTAATTAAACATAATGTAACTAATTAAATTCTGGAATAAGACAAATCTTATTTTTCCCACTATATATGATTTTGAGTaccagttttaatatttataagttataaaatcaCTTAATTTTCATAGCCTAActgaaacttataaataaaaattttctaagataAGTTATTTTTGTATAGATGAAAACGAAATGActaaaacatttgatttaaacTTGAAAGATTtcgactgattttttttatcaataaaaattactacTTAAGATctatctagaaatatttttataagtcttaaaatcaaggaaaaattGCACTGGTAAGTTTGTATTAATGAAAAGATAACTTTTGAGATTCTTAGATTCTGCAAAAAACACTTTTGTGGGATATTTTCAgaagttgtatttaattttgctttcagatacattaaaataaatgtatctgaaaaattgatttattcaaagtttatattttcactttcataggtatatttatgccaaatttgattaaatcaaatAGTCTGCCCTGTAATGTACCAGTAGACAATAGGTACACATCTTTAGTTTTAGTAGATAATTACACAATGAGCATTAAATGCACACAGCTTTTTCaatgaaaaagctttaaaatactaattttataatattgtttaaatgtgTGATGAAATTTTGCTGAATCTCCTACGAAAACTTAAAGCtttaactattgaaaaaaaaaaattcaagcaattgTTTCAGTGGAAATTTCAGTAGGttagaaaaatatcataaatatgaatttcatttatcatgaACTTAAAAACAAAACTCCTCAAAATgtagacaaataatttaattgctttaaaaaagccagaaataataatttaaaaaaaaatgcatacattatttttatggGCCATTGTAGCGTAGTTTAGTTTCGGATTTGGGGTTGAATGGTTTTCTAGTTCAAAATCCAATTATATCTTAAGAACCACATGAGCAAGCctaatgtgtatcaaatttttcaGGGCCTTCAAGaaagcaatataattattttaagtgcCTGGCTTTTGACTGACTGACTCTTTCTTCCATTATGTTTCACGAATATTATGTTATGGGCTTCTTTTTACTGTGTTCAGTTAGTTTCTTATAGCAGACCAGCATGACCTCTAGCATGTTTTAGATTCTTActctttttgcatttaaaattcatgcaaatatttctaGTTTACCAATGGATTACGTTGGAACAGAATATATATCAATATCTGAAActcatgcaaatatttaatacatattatttctctttattagcAATATTTTCCAACTTTTTGATTGCAGCTACACATTAAGCTTAAGATTGACTACTCTTTAAAGTTTTAGATTATTCTTTGTAATGAGGAACattttgatgatataaatttctattttatattatctttttaaaaataagttgtttgtcgtaattttcttttgctttttatgaaaaacGTCTTTCTTTTATgtagtttttgttaaaattttcatccagtgatatttcaaaagttatcaatttttataaaaaaatgcgtaAAATTCCaagtattatttctgaaaatattatttataaaaaaaaattgtcttaaatacTCGCATGAATTTTAATGATAGTACTGTACtatctttttaaatcaattttaaaaataattgtataaacaattttattattttttataaatataattgcttaatttttaacacaattatttttaattaatatatgtctTCAAAATTCTGTTACATTTAATAGAGGAAACTCGATTGTATTTAATAGAGcaacttcttaaatattatatctattaatgtttaattgttaaaattacaatttaaaacaattatttattacaattacaatattACTTTTCTTATTGCAGGTttcttttttggggggggagttTATTCAATggatatataaatagaaaaacagGCATGCAATTCCTGGTCAAAATAAATAGCATGGGAAAATGCTCTTCagaaatgttttgttaatttaaatgtgttatagattttaaaaattagatttttttaactgatttttttaattaaaaaaattattattcattaaaaaatcttaataggatagttaaattttcaaaggaaaataatatgATCTGATAAGAGGCAGATTTGGAAGGTAATGATAATTTTGTGGTAGCACTTATTGCAATTCTATTGAATAGAATTGAACAAATTgaagttgcatttaaaataataagctttgTGAGAGATTTGATAGCCATGTAACTTTGCCTTTCTGAACATACCCTTCATAACCTGAAGTTTCATTTGCGAA encodes the following:
- the LOC129958546 gene encoding EH domain-containing protein 1-like, with the protein product MFSYLTKDSRRHPPDLYNNVVEGLKKIYKLKILPLEEHYLFHEFHSPPLNDADFEAKPMILLVGQYSTGKTTFIKYLLEKDFPGIRIGPEPTTDRFIAVMYGEQESIIPGNALVVDPKRQFRPLSKFGNAFLNRFQSSVVNSEVLKSITIIDTPGILSGEKQRVDRGYEFTGVLEWFAERVDRIILLFDAHKLDISDEFRRSIEALRGHDDKIRIVLNKADMVDSQQLMRVYGALMWSLGKVLNTPEVARVYIGSFWDQPLNYDANRKLFEAEEQDMFKDIQSLPKNAALRKLNDLIKRARLAKVHAYIISSLKNQMPSVFGKEAKKKELVKKLGNIYAELQKEHQIPLGDFPDMKLMQEKLLQQDFDKFNTLRPKLLENVDIMLRDDISKIMQMIPREQEEQIENAPVQGGALNALNDNPFGHGRGEGADAGSLQVDWVVEKDRFKFDAIFNRLNPVDGKITGAAAKSEMVKSKLPNTVLGKIWKLSDIDKDGQLDADEFALAMHLINVKLEGHDLPQELPEHLIPPSKK